Sequence from the Pararhizobium gei genome:
GACCCATCGAACAACTCGATCGCCTGCCGCCAGACGGGGCCGGTGACCATCGGCGATATCGATCTTGGCCAGGAGGGCGAAGAGGTGTTTCGCGAGGGCCTCTCGTTGATCTGGAAGTCTCTGGTCGTCAACCGGATTTATGACAAGAAGAACAATACGCTGATCTACCTCGCCCACTCCCGCCAGGTAACGGAAGGTTCTGCCAAGATGTCGATCTCGACGATCCCGCTTTTCAACCAGCCCGTCACCTGGACCAACGGCCTACCGAAATAGTCA
This genomic interval carries:
- a CDS encoding CreA family protein, producing MPRLTCLLSACAVFAASFAAMPAKAETVGEVGVDWLGNDITIDAVTDPKVTGVTCHVTYFDRSVIDRLKNGNWFEDPSNNSIACRQTGPVTIGDIDLGQEGEEVFREGLSLIWKSLVVNRIYDKKNNTLIYLAHSRQVTEGSAKMSISTIPLFNQPVTWTNGLPK